A region of the Myxococcus stipitatus DSM 14675 genome:
CCGTCGAACCACAGCGTGAAGAAGCCGGTTCCATCCGTCGCCCACTTCGCCTGAATCACAATCTTGTGCCACTCCCCCGCTGTCACCGTGGCCAGGTTGCGGAACGTCACCGTCTTCTGGTTGCAGACGGTGCCTTGCTTCACGCGCGTGAAGAGCTGGTTGCCCGACAGCCACACCATGGTCGACGGCATGTAGTCATCGCAGCCCGTGTTGGAGAAGTCCGCGATGAACTGCGCGATGTTGTAGGACTGCGGCTGGAACTGCCAATCCGCCTGGAGCCGGAACGCGAAGCCATAGAAGCCCGTGTCCCCTCGGCGGTACACATTGCTGCGCATCACCTCCGAGTGGTACCGCCCGCTGTAGGCCGCGTCGTAGACCTGGGTCATCTTGAGGGCCGTCGGCCCCTCGTAGGTGACGTTCGTCACCTCGTTCACCGAACCTCGGTGCTCCCGACTGACGGAGTTCCAACCCGACAACGTGCCTGTGTTGCGAAAGAGCGATGCCGCTTCCGCGACCAGGCCCACCGCCAACAACGCGACGCCAGCAACGACACTCAGATTCTGGGTTCTCATGGTGCTCGGGGGTGAGGGGTTCGGGCCCGAGTCCTATCGGGCCCGCCACCCCACCTAGCAGGCAGGACCAGGAATCACAGTTCCAAGTCCAGGGGACGTCATCTTTCGAGCGCTCGGGCCGCGCGGAGGCGCGCATCGAGCCACGTCAGGTGCGCGTCAATGGTGTCCGCCACGGCCTGCGCCTGCTCCGACGCGCTCGGGTCCGTGTAGGGATTGCCAATCTCCTTGTGCTTCCACTTCACCCAGGTCTGCTTGTACCAACCCCAATCGAGGTTCGTGCCCTTCGAGGGCGGAGAGGCGCCAGCGTACCCGGAGAAGGCGCGGATGCCCGTGGCGGGAGCCACCTCCTGGCCGCCCACCACGTGGAAGAGGTTCAGCCGGTGGCGGCGCGGGAACTGGGCATTCAGGTCCGTGGCCCACGCGCCATAGAACGTGCCCCAGGGCCGCACGGGGTTGTCAATCTTGCTGTCGGTGGTCCCCAGCTCTCCCTGGCTGTTGCGGCACACGCCGTCGAACGACGACACGTAGATGTCGATGCCATCGAGCGCGGTGTTCGCGCGAAGTGACTGTGCCAGCCGCATCATCAGACACCCGCCGCGCGAGCTGCCCGCCAGGTAGATGGAGCGCGTCTCCGGGCGGACCTGCGCCTGGAGCCAACCCGAGAAGCCATTGACGATTCGCTGCTTCGTGTCGCTGTCGAACAGATGGTCGAAGGTGCTGTCATTGACCACGGACAGGTACGTCCGCCCCCGGGGAAACCACCCCAGCGTGTCCAGCTTCATCGCCAGCGAGCGGCCATCCAGCGTGACGTTCGGACAGGAGACTCCGTCACAGGAGGCATCCCAGTTGGACGACTGCCCGGTGACTCCGCTGGAGTGGCCACTGCTTGAAATCTTCTGGCCCGCGGACATGACGACCAGGGCGTCGCGCGCGGCGGGCGCATCCACCTCCGCGATGCGGATGTTGTGGAGCACCAGGTCCGAGGCCCCCGCCGCGCGGAAGTGTTCAAAGCCGGCCGCCGCCTGAAAGGCCCCCGAGCCATTCAGGTACACGACACGCCGCGACACCACCGTCCGGGCTCCACCGCTGGGATAGGTCAGGGACTGCGCCTGGGCGTCCAGCGCGCCGTCCGTCCCAGACTCCAGGGGACCTCCGCAGCCGGTGGCACCAAGCAGCAGGGCCAGGTTCATCCACGAGAAGACACGACGCGCGATACCTGATGAGCGAACCATTTGTTGCTCCGGCTCCTGGAGGGATATGACACCGAGTATTTCATGAATTCCAGAATGGACCGAGAGATGCGTCGAGAGCCTTCGAGGATGCGACCCGTCATGCGCGCCACGGTGCTGTGGGGCCTGCTGCTCACCCTCTCGTCCCTGGAGGCCCGGGCGGACGGGCTGTCCGTCATTCCGTATGGAGACAACTGCTGGGGGACGGGGGCGGACGCGGACAAGGATGGGCTGAATGACGACTGCGAACACCAGGTGGCGCGCTGGTTCATGCCCCTGTTCTGGTTCGACACCGGGGAGAGCGGCTTCGAGCGCCGTCCCTACTACGCGGTGAAGAGCGAGGGCTTCGCGACGAGGACCCTGCGCATCTTCTACCTGGACACCTTCTTCGAGGACACCGGTGTCACCACGGGCCATGACGGCGACCCCGAGTTCCAACTGCTGGAGGTCCACTACTCCGCGGGCCGCTGGTACCTGGACTGGGCCTACCTGTCCGCGCATCGCAAGAGCGTGTGTGATTCGTCGGCCTGGTACTCCCACGAGCAGCTCGAGTACGACCTGAGCGATTCGCGCAATGCCTACCGTGGCTGGCCCGTGCTGTACGTCGCGGAGGACAAGCACGCGACCTACAACACGCTCGCCACCTGTGACAAAGGCTGCTTCACCCAGGACTACTGCAGCCGGCACGTCGCGCAGTACCTGGACATGGCCTCATCGCCGTTGGTCTCCAGGAACGTGGGGTCGACCGCGGCTCCGCTCATCAACTCCGTGGTGCTGAACGGCAAGACGGAGCGGCTGCTCGACGACGTCGACTTCAAGGGCTGGGATGACCAGTGGTATCGGCCGAACTCGAAGGGGTACTACCGGCACCTCGTCGACTTCGGCTTCTAGCGTCGCATCCGACAGGCGCGTGCATGTCGCTCGATTCGAGTCATCTCCCCCGGAGGCGAGGCGTCGTCGCCTTGGGGGCTGTCGCGGTGTTGCTGTGCGGCGTGGCGCTGGTGGGCCCCACGCGTGATGAAGGGGCGCCGGAGCCTCGGGGGCAGCGTCCCTCGAGCCCCGTGGCGCTGGATGCAGCGAAGGAGGAGGGGGTGGTGGCGCCCGCCGTGGGCCGGGAGCCGCTGGCGGTGGCGCCCATTCCCGAGGCGGTCTCTGGCGAGGCCCTGGCGGCGGCGCTGGGCGAGGAGCGCGTGGTACTGGCCTCCAGCACCGCCGTCATTGAACGCATCGAGATGGACCGGCCGTGGGTTTGTGCGGGCGGACAGGTCTCGCTGGCCGCGAGGGTGGGCGGCACGTTGGAGCCCGGTGCCCTCTTCCGGTGGGTATGGCCGGGACAGGAGACGGGGGCGGAGTTGCATCCGGGGGTCCATCTCCCCTGGCGGGCACCCGCCACGCCCGGCACGGCCTTCGTGCGCTTCCAGGTGTGCAAGGACCTGGGCGGCCGCCGTGTCGGTGTTCTGGCCGAGCAGGTGCTCCGCATCGAGGTCCGAGACTGCGCTGACGCCGCGTCACGCGAGGCACTGGAGGTGGCCGTCATCCAGCGCACCAACGAGGCCTTCCTCTTTCGCGCCATCTCGTCCGAGGCCGAGGCCCTGACGGGGTACTACTCATGGGACTTCGGCGATGGGCGGAGCACCGTCAGCCCGGGGCCCGAGGTGGAGCATGTCTATGACGCGAAGACACCCGACGAGCGGACCTTCACGGTGCGGCTCACTGCCGGGAAGCGCACGGGTGCCCCGCTGAGCGCCATGGCCTTCGTGCGCGTGCGAGGACAGCCGCCGTCCGACATGCGGTTGCCAGCAACCCTCACGCTGTCACGCACGAGCTCGAGCGCGGAGACATGGCGCAGCGAGGTGACCGTGGAAGTCCCGGAGGAAAGCACCATCACCTGGGAGCGCGTGGAGCGGATGACGCTGCACTGGGATGACCAGGTGGAGGTCATGACCCTCGACTGGCGTGATGCCATCACGGTGCGGGAGGAACGCGGTCGCGGCGCCTTCCAAGGCTCCGTCGAGGTGCGGCCGGGTGAGCTGGCGGTGACGGTGAAGCAGGTCGTGGACATCCTTCACGGGCGAGACGCCACGGGCACGGAGGTCTCGCTGTCGTGGGCGTCCTTCAAGCGGGAGTCCGCCCCCTCGGGTGAGGCCCGACCTCCACTCAAGTAGGTCGGCCGCTCCGCCAGGAAACGGAGCGGCCCTCCACGTCCAGCGGCGACGCCCGATCAGAACGCGATGACGGTGCCGGGCGTGGTGCTGGTGAAGAAGTCGGGGAACGAGACGACGAACTCGCTGCCGCTGCCCGACTCTCCCTGGATGATGCCCGACTTGTCCCCGTAGGACGTCAGCGTCGTCCCATCCATCTCGATGGCCACGGACGACAGGCTCACCAGGTTGGTCGACAGCATCTGCTCACGGCGCACGATGGCCATCGTCTCCGGGTCCACGTGGGCGAAGCCCAGCGTGCGGTACGGCCCGCCGCCGTAGCTGGACTTCACCGTGTAGCCCACCGCCACCCCCAGCTCGTTCGCCGCGACGAGCAACGACGGGGGCGCGAAGCCGGCGGACGAGGGCATCGACACGCTCGCCGCTGCCCACGGGCACGACGCGGACGCTCGACGGTGCAGCTTGAGCTCGTTCTGCGGCGGCACCGGCAGTTGCGTCGTGTTCACCACCGTCACCTCGAACGTACAGCCCCGCGAAGTCGCCGTCGTGTTCAGCGCCGACTTCCCGGAATCCAGCGCCGCCTCACTCCCACTCCCGGCCACCTCGCCACCACAGGCGGAGAGAACCGACATCGAAAAAAGGCAGACAGCTCGCTTGAACAAGCCCATGACGACACCACTCCCTGTCAGTGAATACCGCGGAGACACCGTATCATCCGTGTCATTCATTGCACTGGGAATCGCACACACCCACGTCATGCGCATTTCTTGCGCGACGGCTGTAACCCCACTGGCGTCAAGCGGGACCCCGCCTGGAGTCCCGCTGACCTCTCAGTGGCTCCGACTTCGCACGCGCTCAGAAAGTGGAATAGGCGAACCACTTGGTTCCGCTGCTGACGTCGTGGCACAGCAGGTCCGCGCGACCATCTCCATTGTAGTCAGCGACCGAGAGCCGCCCGGAGGCATGGTTGCACCAGCCCATGGCCTGATACCAATCCGTCCCACCGAAGGTGCCATTGGGAAACGCGAAGGCAATCCACTTGTCTCCGTTCCGGGTGTCGTGGCACAGCAGGTCCGCCCGGCCATCATTGTTGAAGTCCCCGGTGTGGAGCTGACTTCCCGGGTGCCTGCACCACCCCATCGGCCTGTACCAGTCCGTCGAGACGAACCGCCCGCCCGGACGCGCAAAGGCAATCCACTTGTCTCCGTTCCGGGTGTCGTGGCACAGCATGTCGGAGCGACCATCGCCGTCGAAGTCGGCGGAGAGGAGCTGAGCCCCCTGATGGTTGCACCATCCCATCTCGATGCTCCACCCCGTGAAGCCCGCAAGCGCCGGAGCAGCCTCTGTCACCGGCTCGGCCACGAACGACCCGTTCGCGGCATCCGCGCCAGCAAAGGCAAGCACCGTCACCACGGCCGACAAGATAGACACACGTGACTCTCTCATGGATTCCCCCATGCCTGGATGGCAGTTCAGACATGGGTATGAGCGATTCCGCGGACGCATTGAATGGCGCGCGGGTCGCGATGAGTGTTGATGGCAGACACCCCGCCTGCCCTTGGGCAGACGACGCAGGGGAACTCCCCCCGCGCCTCGACTGCGACCTCCTGGCCCGCACACCCAGGCAGCGGCTCACCTCCGCGGGCGCACGGGCGGCCCGGACCTACTTCCTCGGCGCGCACTTCGCCGCGCCGAGCGTGGCGCCGAAGTATGGCGTGTAGAGGTCCGGTGCGAGCGAGAAGTTGCAGGTGTTCACCGCGTCCGGCGACAGGTTCTGGTGCGACTGCATGTAGCGGGCGACGTAGTCCCGCACCCCGTCGGCGGAGGTCCACAGCACACGCCCCTCCTTGAACATGGAGAAGCCACCACCGCCTCCCGCGCGGTAGTTGTTGATGGCGACGATGAAGACCTGACCGTCCGTGACCTCCGCCCCCTTGAAGCGCAGGTGCGTGAGCCGGGAGCCCGCGGGCTTCGTGAGGTCGTAGCCGTAGTCGATGCCCGAGTAGAGGTCCCAGTTGTAGTCAGCCACCACCGGCGACGCGGCCTTCGCACCTTCGGGCTTCGGGGGCAGGTTGTTCGCGTCCAGCGTGGCGAAGTAGAGCGTGTTCATCTCCAGCGCGCGCCGGAGGATGGAGCCGTTGATCTCCATCACATACAGCGTGTTGTCGTAGATGTAGATGCTGTACGCGTCGCGCAGGGTGACATCCCCCGCGGGCAGCGCGCCGTCGTTGGTGAAGATGGCCGTCACGGACAGGTCCACGTCGAAGCCCGCCTCACGCGCGGCGTCCGCCTGGACGATGTTGAGGAGGTCCGCCAGCGGGCTGTCCACATAGCGCGCGGCGAAGCCTCCCGGGAAAGGCGCGGACGTGGTGCCGATCTTCTGATTCACATAGGTGACGGTGGTGTCGTGGTACTGCTGCGTGAGCCGCGTGACGGTGTCATCCGCCGCCACCTGCTCATCCACGACATGGAGCTTGGAGTCATGCGCCTCCACGACCCAGCGCTTGCCATTCCAGGTGACGTCGAGTTGCACGTCCGCGAGATGGCTTCCCCAACGGTTGGGCTGGGTGAGGATGACCTCGCGGCCCTCCGGGTTCTTCAGCAGCATCTTCGGGATGGGCTGATGCGTGTGGCCGGTGAGGAGCACGTCGATGCCGGACACGCCCTGGGCAATCTGCACGGCCGGGTTCTCCCCGGGCAGGTTGCCCCGGTCCGCCCACTTCGAGCCGTCCGCGTAGTCCGCGAGCCACGAGGCGGGATTGCTCGCGCTGCCGGTGGGCTGCTTGTCCGGCCCCCCGTGGATGGCCACCACCACCACGTCCGCGCCCATCTCCCACATCTCTGGCACGTAGGTCCGCGCGGTCTCCACCGGGTCATCGAAGCGCAGGCCGCGAATGTTCTCCGCGCGCTCCCATGTCGCCACGCCGGGCGTCACGAGGCCGAGGATGCCGACCTTCACACCGCACACGGTCACGAGAGCGTAGGGCATGAGCGCCCCGGTGCCGTCCGCGCTCTTGCGCACGTTGGCTCCGAGCACGGGGAAATTGGCCTCCATCCTGAACTTGGTGAGCACGTCGGGGCCGTAGTTGAACTCGTGGTTGCCCACGGCCATGGCCGCATAGCCCAGCTCGCTCATCGCGACGGCCATCGGGTGGCGGGGCGCGTTGTCCACGAGCCCGAAGTACGTGCCCAGCGGCGTCCCTTGGATGGTGTCACCGGTGTCGACGAGCAGCGTGCAGTCCGGGTTCGCCTCACGTGCCTTCTTGATGAGCGTGGCCACCTTGGCGAGGCCGCGCTTCGCGTCGGGCTTCCCGCTGAAGTAGTCCCACGGGAAGATGTTGGTGTGCAGGTCGCTCGTCTGCAGCAACGTCAACGTGCGCGGTGACGTGTCTTGGGGCCTGGGCCAGGAAGGCGGGTCGTCGGAATCACAGCCAGCGAGGGAGCAGACCCCCACGAGACACAAGGAGAGGGCGCGCAGCGAGACGGTACGACGCATCAGGAGACCTCGGTCGAGGATGGACGCCGGGCGGGAGTCGCCTGGCGCGAGGGGACCCTAACGTCCCGCCCTGACGCCTCCCAAGGCCGCCTCGGGAGAACATCGCCCACTGAACCGCTCGGCACGACGAGCGCCGCTCGACGTCAAGCAGCGGCCCCCGCGGCGGCAGGCGGCTTCTTGGCCTCGACCAGACGCACGCTGTTCATGCCCAGGTACAGCCCCGTCTGCCAGACGGCCGTGGCAGCCTTGTGCAGGGAGTTGAGCTTGAACTCACCGAAGTTCGGGTCGAAGACGTACCAGTCCTGCCAGAGGGCGCCATGCGTCTTGTAGAGCCCCACGGCGTGGCTCTCCGCCTTCGCCCCCGCTCCCCGCCAGAGGACGAGATGCGCGGTCGACGTGGGGAGATTCCCCAGGACCTTCTTGAGCGTCGCATGGGCCACCTCATCGTCGCCGAGCTCCCAGGAGCCGACTCCCTCGAGTCCGAGGCCATAGGATTGTGCGAGGGCGCGCTCCGGCTGCGTCACCCACGAGCCATTCGCGTGCGCCACCCAGCCCCGGGCCTGCTTCACCGCCTCGACAAACGCCGCGTTGTCCTCCTCACTCAGCTTGGAATCTCGGAGGGCCGCCACCTCCCGATTCAGCAGGTCCCTTGCGCGAAGCTGCATGACCCTCAGCTCGTTCGCATCTCGCTGCGCGAGGTAGGCCTTGTGTCGAGTGACGACGTCGCGAATGTCGAGCAGGACCCTGGCGAGCCGGTCCGTCGGAGCTTGCTTGAGCGACCAGCCCATCCAGATGTCAGCCGCGTGGATCTCCCGAATCCATCGGCAGGACAAGGAGAGGCAGACACCGTCCTTGTCATAGAGCTTCTGGGCCATGTGGCGATGCGCCAGCGACAGCTCCGTCAGCGTATCCCGATACATCTCCTCCCGATTCGTTGCCTTCACGCGGTGCCCCTCCCAGGAAGTCTTCGCCCTCGGCGCCACCCCAGCGGCGCCCGAACGCGAACGGGAAGGCTTCACGCGCTGCAACCAGGACAGGCCCATGGCCCGCCAGGTGATGTGCCCCCCCGATGGCCCGCTTCAGCAGGAGGCATGCCACCCGCGGGTCGCCCGCGGCCGCGCGGGCGGGAGACACCTGGGCACCGCAGGGAATGTCTCAGGAGAACGCAATCGCGTTACGAGAGAACGCGCCCCTCCGGAAAGCAGGGGCGCGGCGGAGACACGATGGGAGGACGGCGCTCGGATTCACGAAAAGTGAGAGCCGCTCCCAAGGCATGGGACTCAGCGCCCGCGCCGGCGAGCCGCCAGCAGGGACAGCAGCCCCAGCACCGCGGCGGGAAGCGCCAGGTTCCCAGGACCGGACGCGCAGCCACCGCCACCCCCGCCTCCCTCTCGCGGCGAGGTGGATACCGACGGCAGCGCGGTGACACGCACGTCGAGCACCAGGTCGGCCGCGCCGCCCTCGTCGTCCGACACCCGGGCTCGCACCGGGAAGTGGCCGTCCGTCGTCGCCTCCGTGGGCCAGGCGTAGTGCCCTTCCGCCGTCACCGCCCCGGGGCCTTCCACCAGGGTCCACGTCAACGGGTCCTTCGCTCCGGCCGCGTCCGTGGCCTCCAGCCGCAGCGTGAGCACCGCTCCTCCCTGGAGCGTGCTGGCGGAGACCGCCACGGGCACCGGCGGCAGGTTCGCGACCAGGACCTCGCGCACCTCCTGCACGAAGGCCCCCGCGTCGTCGCGGGCCGTGACCTTCACCGTGTACGTCCCGTCGTCCGAGTACGTGTGCGAGACCTCCGCCCCGGACACGGGCGCGCTGCCATCCCCGAAGTCCCACGTCAGGGTGAGCGTGTCATCCGGCCCGGAGTCCTGGGCCCGCGCGCTGAAGACCCGCGCCCTGCCCTCCTCGGCATGAGCGGGGATATCCAGCGGCACCAGCTCCGGCGCCACGTTGCGGACGGACTGCGTCCGAGACCGCGTCACGGTGGTGAGTCCATCCGAGACACTCAACACCACCTCGTAGAGCCCCTCGTTGGCGTAGGTGTGCACGGGGCGGACCTCGTCCGAGGTCTCTCCGTCTCCGAAGTCCCAGTGGAACGTCAGCACATCCCCGTTCGCGTCAGCGGCCGTCGCCTCGAACGAGAGGGGCTCGCCCTCCTCCGCCTCCGGAGCCACCGCATTGAACGCCACCACGGGGGCCGTGTTGCCCACGCGCAGCGTCACCGTCGCGGGCTCCGAGCTCAGCACGCCATCCGACACCGTGAAGGAGAAGGACGTCGTTCCCCGGAAGCCTTCCTCGGGAAGGAAGGTGACCTCGGGCGGAGTGCCTTCGAGCGTTCCATGCTCGGGCGGAACCTGGATGGCGAAGGTGAGTGCATCCCCCTCCACGTCCGAGCCCTCGAGCGTCAGCGCCGTGGCCACGGGCTCGAGCACGTGCTCCTGCGCCACGGCGACCGGCGCGTCGTTCACGGACCGCACCGTGAGGGACACCGTCGCGGAGGAGGACTCCGTGCCGTCCGACGCCGTGAAGGTGAACGAATCCTCGCCATGGAAGTCCTGCTCCGGCGTGTAGGTCAGCTCCGGCGGCGCACCGCTGAGCGTGCCGTGCGCGGGAGCCGTCTCGACCTCGAACGTCAGCGCATCACCGTCGACATCCCGTGCATCCAGGGTGAGGGCCAGGGCGACATCCTCCTCCGTCGACGCCGACGCATCCCGAGCAACAGGGGCGTCGTTGACGTCCGTCACCGTGAGGACCACGCTCGCGGGAGCCGAGGCAGCGCCCGACGAGTCCCTGGCGATGAACGTGAAGCGGTCCTCTCCGTGGAAGTCCGCGACAGGGGTGTACGTCAGCGCGGGCGCGGTGCCACTCAAGACGCCGTGAGCGGGGGAGCCCACCAGCTCGAAGGTCAGCGCGTCTCCATCCACGTCCTGCCCCGCGAGCACCACCTGCGCCGACGCATCCTCCGTCAGCGAGACCGCCTGTCCCTGCGCCACCGGCGCGGTGTTCACGAACCGCACGTCCAGACGCACCACCGCGGGGCTGGACCACGCCTGTCCATCATGGACCCTGAAGGTGAAGTCGTCGTCGCCGTGATACCGGGCCGCGGGCACGTAGCGCAGGTTCGGCGCGACACCGCTCAACGTCCCGTGAGCCGGAGCCCGGTCGACCTGGAACGTCAGCGCATCCCCCTCCACATCCCCGCCGGACAGCACCAGGTCCACGCCGGTGTCCTGGTCCAGGGACGCGCTCCGCTCATGGGCCACGGGGGCATCATTGACGGGCGCCACGAGGATGCGCACGCGAACCGGCGCCGACGCCAGCCCCGTCGAGTCCCGGACGATGAACGTGAAGCCATCCTCCCCATGGAAGTCGGGAGCGGGCACGTAGCGCAGGGCTCCGGCCACGTCCTCCAGCACACCCCAGGAGGGCTGGGTCTCCACCTCGACGGAGAGGACATCGCCGTCCGGGTCACTGCCCGAAAGCGTCGGCAGGTCGACCGGGGAGTCCTCGACACCCGTCACCTCCTCGACGGGAATCCCCACCGGCGCGTCCGCCACCGGCGTCACCGTGATGACCACCTGGGTCTCCGCCGAGCTCTCCCCCGACGCATCCGTGGCGCGGTAGGTGAACCGGTCCTCGCCGTGGAAGTCCGCGGGGGGGCTGTACGTGAGATTCGGAGGCGTGCCCGAGAGCGTGCCGGACACAGGCGGCGTCGCGACGGAATAGGTCATCGCCTCCCCGTCCGCGTCCGTCGCCGTCAACGTCACGGAGACAGCAGTGTCTTCGGAGGTGGTGCGCGTGAGCGGCGCGGCCACGGGGGGACGGTTGAAGAGGACCTTGCGCGCGACGACCCGCTCGGCCGTCGGCGTGCTCGCGACCCCCAGGCGCTGATACAGCACGAGGAAATCGGAGGTCCCATGCGTGGCGACAGCCGGGGCGGCCTCATTCTCCGCGGCCGAGGCCAGCGAGAAGGCCGCATCGAGCACGGTGCCATCCGTCCGGACCCGCATCCCTCGGATGTCGACATTCCCCGTCGAGGACCGCTCTTGCCAGACCAGGAAGTGACTCCGCCCATCCGAAGCCATCGCGAGGTGGTCCTTCGAATCCGTCGCGCTGACGAGCGACAGCCCCGACGGGTCCAACACCGCGCCCGTGGAGGACACGCGTGCCCCTCGCAGGCCCGTCGCCGGGTATCCGTCTCGCCACGCGACGAACCAGTCGGCCCCGGCCGAGGAGACCACCGGCATGGACTGCTCTCCCGGAGCACTGGAGATGACGAATCCACCCAAGGGCTGCGCGACACCCGCGCGGCTGATGCGCGTGCCCATGATGTCGTAGTCCGTGAACGAGTTGCGCACGTACTCCCGCCAGACGACGAGGTGCTCCGTGCCATTGAAGGAGATCGCGGGCATGAACTGCTCGCGGTCCATCCCGGGCGTCAGCAGGGTCCCCGTCGCGGGGGTGACGCTTCCCCTCGAGGAGACCTTCGCGCCATAGATGTCCCAGCCCTGGCCACCGAGCTGACTGCGCCCATCCGCCCAGACCGCGTACCAGTCGGTCCCGTCGAACGACAGCGCGGGTGAGACCATGTTCGAGGAGGGACCATCGATGAGGAACCCGAGCTGGACCACCCCCTCCCGACTCACCTTCACCCCTCGGATGTCACCCGCGTTCGAGCCGTTCTGATAGTCCGCCCAGGCGACGAGCCATCCGGAAGCTCCCGCCGAGACGGTCGGCTCATCCTGGACACCACTCGCCGTGCCGAGCGCGAGCCCCGCGCCGTCCAGCACGACACCCTGGTTCGTCACGCGCGTGCCATAGATGTCCATCTCGCCTTCCCGCGTGTCCCGCCAGACGACGAGGTAATGCGTGCCGTCATGGGCCACCGCGGGCACGTACTGGCGATTCGTCGTCCGGCTCAGGAGCAACCCCGCGGGGTCCAGCTTCACACCCGACGAGGAGACCCGCGCCCCGTGGATGTCCAGCGACTTGCGAGCCTCCTCCCAGACGACCAGCACGCTGCCACCACCGGCGGCCGAAGCCACCCACGGCGCGGTCTCGGCGCGCGCATCATTCGCCAGGACGACGCGACTTCCCGTCGGCCCGTTGTACCCCACGCGAGTGCCGAAGATGTCCGGCCTGCTCGTCTCGGCATCCTGCCAGACGAGGAACCACTCCCCCCAGCCGATCGCCGCCACGGAAGGAAGGGTCGCGGTGCCCAGCGACAGCGCCAACAACTGGCCGTTCGTCACGGACAGCGCCCCGGAGTCGGACACGACACTTCCATGGATGGTCGCGCGACTGGCACCGTCGCGGTCATCCGTCCACGCCACCAACCACGACGAGCCACTCGCCGCGAGCGTCGCCTCACGCTGGTTTCCCGTCGCCGTGCAGAGGGTCAAGGGATAGGAGTCCAACACCGCGCCCTCGGTGGAGACACGCGCCCCCCGGATGTCGAAGTTCGACCCGGTGGACTCGAGCGCCTGCCAGACGACGAGGTAGCGCGAGCCATTGAATGACACCTGCGGGTTGATGGCCCAGAGCCCCGAGAGGTTGATTGAGATGGGATTGCCCAGCGGCTGCCCCGTGGATGACAGGCGAAGTCCTTTGATGAGCGCGGTCGCGGCCATCCGCGCCCGCACCTCCCAGACCAGGAACCACCCCGAGCCCGACGAAGCCACCGCGGGCTTGTATTCATAGTCGGTCGTCGCGACGAGGGTGATGTCGGTCGAGTCCAGCACCACGCCCTCCGAGGACACACGAGCCCCCAGGATGTCTGTGTTGGCGTTCTGCCACACGATGAGCCAGTCGGTCGCGGAGCCGGAGACCTTGACCCAGGCGCGAGTCGAACCGGTCGCCCTCACGACGATGCCCGTGGGGTCCAACAGCGTCCCCGCGCTGGAGACCCGCGCGGCCGTGAGCTGCCCGGAGCCGCCGGCCCAGGCGTCCGTCCACACCACGAGCCAGGTGCTCCCCACGGCCGACGCCACGGGCGAGGACTGGCTCAGGACCTGGGGTCCGAGCACCGGCTGCCCCAGGCCCATCTCCGGGGCGATGACGGGGTCCAGCACCGCGGGGAAGGCGGAGTCCTTCAGCAGCGCCTCGGGGACGCGGAGCTGGATTCGCCCTTCATGGAAACGGGCCCCCAGCGAGGTGCGTCGTCCGTTCGCGTCCACCCACGTGGCGTGGCCGTACCGGAAGCCCAG
Encoded here:
- a CDS encoding polysaccharide lyase, translating into MRTQNLSVVAGVALLAVGLVAEAASLFRNTGTLSGWNSVSREHRGSVNEVTNVTYEGPTALKMTQVYDAAYSGRYHSEVMRSNVYRRGDTGFYGFAFRLQADWQFQPQSYNIAQFIADFSNTGCDDYMPSTMVWLSGNQLFTRVKQGTVCNQKTVTFRNLATVTAGEWHKIVIQAKWATDGTGFFTLWFDGTKVLEQYNLNTTVEDDRFFQFRVGLYANGWRDNGYMQGSQGTRSIWFDEIGVGTTFADADPAQW
- a CDS encoding PKD domain-containing protein, whose translation is MSLDSSHLPRRRGVVALGAVAVLLCGVALVGPTRDEGAPEPRGQRPSSPVALDAAKEEGVVAPAVGREPLAVAPIPEAVSGEALAAALGEERVVLASSTAVIERIEMDRPWVCAGGQVSLAARVGGTLEPGALFRWVWPGQETGAELHPGVHLPWRAPATPGTAFVRFQVCKDLGGRRVGVLAEQVLRIEVRDCADAASREALEVAVIQRTNEAFLFRAISSEAEALTGYYSWDFGDGRSTVSPGPEVEHVYDAKTPDERTFTVRLTAGKRTGAPLSAMAFVRVRGQPPSDMRLPATLTLSRTSSSAETWRSEVTVEVPEESTITWERVERMTLHWDDQVEVMTLDWRDAITVREERGRGAFQGSVEVRPGELAVTVKQVVDILHGRDATGTEVSLSWASFKRESAPSGEARPPLK
- a CDS encoding FG-GAP repeat domain-containing protein, with the protein product MSILSAVVTVLAFAGADAANGSFVAEPVTEAAPALAGFTGWSIEMGWCNHQGAQLLSADFDGDGRSDMLCHDTRNGDKWIAFARPGGRFVSTDWYRPMGWCRHPGSQLHTGDFNNDGRADLLCHDTRNGDKWIAFAFPNGTFGGTDWYQAMGWCNHASGRLSVADYNGDGRADLLCHDVSSGTKWFAYSTF
- a CDS encoding bifunctional metallophosphatase/5'-nucleotidase produces the protein MRRTVSLRALSLCLVGVCSLAGCDSDDPPSWPRPQDTSPRTLTLLQTSDLHTNIFPWDYFSGKPDAKRGLAKVATLIKKAREANPDCTLLVDTGDTIQGTPLGTYFGLVDNAPRHPMAVAMSELGYAAMAVGNHEFNYGPDVLTKFRMEANFPVLGANVRKSADGTGALMPYALVTVCGVKVGILGLVTPGVATWERAENIRGLRFDDPVETARTYVPEMWEMGADVVVVAIHGGPDKQPTGSASNPASWLADYADGSKWADRGNLPGENPAVQIAQGVSGIDVLLTGHTHQPIPKMLLKNPEGREVILTQPNRWGSHLADVQLDVTWNGKRWVVEAHDSKLHVVDEQVAADDTVTRLTQQYHDTTVTYVNQKIGTTSAPFPGGFAARYVDSPLADLLNIVQADAAREAGFDVDLSVTAIFTNDGALPAGDVTLRDAYSIYIYDNTLYVMEINGSILRRALEMNTLYFATLDANNLPPKPEGAKAASPVVADYNWDLYSGIDYGYDLTKPAGSRLTHLRFKGAEVTDGQVFIVAINNYRAGGGGGFSMFKEGRVLWTSADGVRDYVARYMQSHQNLSPDAVNTCNFSLAPDLYTPYFGATLGAAKCAPRK
- a CDS encoding YopT-type cysteine protease domain-containing protein yields the protein MKATNREEMYRDTLTELSLAHRHMAQKLYDKDGVCLSLSCRWIREIHAADIWMGWSLKQAPTDRLARVLLDIRDVVTRHKAYLAQRDANELRVMQLRARDLLNREVAALRDSKLSEEDNAAFVEAVKQARGWVAHANGSWVTQPERALAQSYGLGLEGVGSWELGDDEVAHATLKKVLGNLPTSTAHLVLWRGAGAKAESHAVGLYKTHGALWQDWYVFDPNFGEFKLNSLHKAATAVWQTGLYLGMNSVRLVEAKKPPAAAGAAA